In Pristis pectinata isolate sPriPec2 chromosome 2, sPriPec2.1.pri, whole genome shotgun sequence, the sequence CAGCGCCGTGTGGTCCGTGCTGTCGCTGGGCTCGGTGGCTTTCTGCATCTGCCTCAGCGTCAAAACTTCGCAGCTGGAAGAGCGGATCCTCGACTTGGAGAACGTGAAGGGGGCTGCCTTGCTGCCTCCCCTCGGCCCCGGTTCGGCGGCGGATCGGATGCGAGTGCTCGTCCAGGAGAGGGTGGATCACCTCCTGAGCCAGGTAGCGGGCAGAACCCGGCGGCGTGCGGGTACCGATCCCCCGTCCGAGCGCCAGGACCGTGCACCGCGGTTACCGCCGTGCGCCCCTCCTGATCGCTTGGAGAGTATCCCAGCGTTAACCCGGCGTGTAATGCTCATTGCAAATTCCGTGGGTCAACTGACAGGAGTGGGAAGTGAGCCGCACCCCCTCCCGGCTTGTACTTTCTTGTTTCTCGGCGGTGTGGCTGCACTTTCCCGCTGTACCACATGGTCCTGCCGCATTCGGGATCGGTTCACGGTCCTGACACACCCCAAAACCTGGTTTGCGGTGCTCCCGAGCACCTCAAAGGAGACCCTGCCGATCAAGTTGCTGGAAGGTAGATGTTACATTGTTCCCTTTCCTCCAACAGAGGTTCCATGAAGAATCAGCGAGACGCAGGACTGCGAGAGAGGCATCAACTGACTGCAGCTGCCCTGCAGGTAGGTGGATTTTGCTGCCGCTACCTGTTGTGACCCACGTGAAACATGTTAACTGCGAATCATTGCTGCCGACATCAGCGGAGGAGCTCGTAACACGGTCACACTACCTTATCCTCAAATTACTTCGGCAATTTAACTTCGAGAGGGGAAAGCCATGGGGATACGTGAAACATTTCGTCAACGATAATTTGAATTCCACTTGAAGTTGCTCCTGAAAAACTTGGAGTGGATATTAAAACGAACATGATCCTAGGATCCTGTGCTCCAGTTATAGAGGGGCAAAGTGGCGTTCAGAATCAGTCCGAATTAATTGCCTTATTGGTATAATGCAGCTATCGATTTTCTCTATCATTTCTTCATCTAAGTCTTtgtatcttcccccccccccccccaagtagaattcattccctctcccacccgggtcatttgCCAGTTTAAGGCCCATCATCCGTGCCTCAGGGGTGCGGGTGAGAAGGCACCGCCAAAATCGGCTGGATCACGTCAGGCACTGCTCTCATTTGTCTTCACTCTTCAGACTGCAAAGCCACTATAGTCTTACCCGATGCAAACCCCTTGTCCGTAAACCCTTCCATCACCCCAACAACTGCTCACTGTCTCTAGTCCATTAGCTTCCTCCTTCATTGGGTTGACCCCTGTTGCAAACAAAGATCCAAGGTTCTCTGAACTTACCTTGACTGTGAGACCAACCCATTGGTCCTTCGACTTCATTCCCATTAAAGTCCTGACCACCCAACTCCCCTCCCTTGCTGCTCCCATGCTCTGACATTGTTATCCGAGCATTCTCTTCCCACTCTTCCTTTCAGTGCTGCTATCATCACACTACCCATCTCCCCTCCAGGCCAGACACTTCTTTAAAAACAGCTTCCACTTTGCATTGTTGTAAGTTGTTCACCTCCAAAGTCCACTTATCCATTGGTATTCTTTCCTGCAACTTCAAGGTGGGATCCCTCCATTCAGAGGTATGGCAATGCCACAGCAGTGTAATGGCCATTATCAAgtgcaggctgtccctgggttaagaatgccCCAATTTATAGACACTCCAATTTATAGACACCCCTATCCAAACaggctcccataatattattaaattcaaacgtCTGACACTCA encodes:
- the LOC127584019 gene encoding collagen alpha-1(XXV) chain-like, producing MPKTSVERSSKRQVEGAGAARSPALGVRGCWTLSSAVWSVLSLGSVAFCICLSVKTSQLEERILDLENVKGAALLPPLGPGSAADRMRVLVQERVDHLLSQRFHEESARRRTAREASTDCSCPAGPPGKRGRRGRNGEPGKYHIDIKILLPHQYFVI